The following are encoded in a window of Platichthys flesus chromosome 11, fPlaFle2.1, whole genome shotgun sequence genomic DNA:
- the gon4lb gene encoding GON-4-like protein isoform X1: MAADNSETRTGRRRLAAGDVCPVNMKCLKMDGQASVSRQDKKSATVSKPHTGSSLVVRTHLSRSQEVGGVTREELLATERNESSEDELGRLDIDLDRKSRQHNLTSSNVRAILHEVITHEHVVAMMKTAIRETQDLPMFEPKMTRSRLKQVVQEGQPLNWSLSVVNTVKPPQFVDIYLDEEEDDDDEEYCPDDEEEDEDTAEETFLSDGDSLSSPLKIFQSMQPEDPRTNELLQSSPGHLRQQMMISTCQQLLSAPAESFMDRLNAVEEELDSGSSLTFNQSLNKAEDDDEEDGDDEGCLAFRTRSKVRLVNIPLGQLEAELLSPDITADMYDLSAALQEEDRHWTKWLQGLMIPDSEEEADDDDDPEYNFLDDMDEPDLEDYRTDRAVQITKREVNELLDELFETLQEEEAGAEGQEPAEEEEAPSQTAPKFNVPQALRFEAPLADLLTERRQMFRKQNEAQQQRRALQDTTNHHHDTINRKDTPDPQLNFTSPVLVLPSLVSPAFHLDSSQKLRLQQQIQQHIQLLTQVQLLSHHVDALNHEACITKRYLNELQQFARRQEELFLPSSFRGCNLQGALALLEEFEQMAAHRPAAADPSASRRLLPRMTPATNSHAFPLLPASAAWLFATRPVFLYPELLPVCCLDPALHNQHQRSIYTAGEDGLIVLGLKHFEGAVDSEQLISSYLLCKNRWSLKKRLKEMSGPRGPPDNVIKLFMTHHVVPPLPSVCCRVQTGDQRPPVDRHTSNMPSWLKNSQQIIQKTRLGTGSYPPSLPPTCTLRLHPHYLSKTSCPHPPRHRRLFNLAHNAFLLPLAKAPADRQVEGQADRQVVVQPISYLSLSPPGITLLSDSPVSGALLLAPPPVCGAAPLAAVHPVPSHPVRAEQSCLPIGQSIQQSTAPLVLPLPSPSTSNPIIPFSAAPIKPCCHLLEMVMTEPAPPTPSSQHASGQPHHRQIREGLAEVKQNSTNPRPPGEEEGQVEEEEDSIMVGLVSLSGEEKAGGEEEEGQRGGGGGEETGSGGGEEQREEGEEGQQEDGGAERDQEEGEKEKDEDQDQQGDDEEEEEEEEEEEEEDFDDLTQDEDEEEVMSSASEESVLSVPELQETMKQLTWLAAERRLCADGDSEEDHSPTSAGSQEEEEEEEEEEEGPKGEESEEGRSGTVGGDEEMPSGEGTPRGGGRCPGRGRGRTRPLGSLRSRRQERRSKDSAKLLQLVDEHILDNDPQRESKDVAFAQGYLNRVREALQDVPAQVEEFVSLLNQFEQVGDGQEVVLLFRRLQCILGDRIDLLRDFAAFLQPEQALQCGLWEEQQAFDRSRRFLRQLEISFGENPSHYQKIIKALQTSPELSPDGIHELKAQMVTLLKGHTHLQAEFWVFFDDLRPPPACPGQFEEAHWPEEGGCGLDSGDAVVLVSGGGASSGFEEVTLPELEEEEEGHKIQPATSRRQRRKMAAHKNYKDCDWLDKDWACHNAKIRSHTRKGCSGCHGNKTSGGVSRAMKSLDPLYSDITSVHNQSGDKYLEQSVEDSPPQDRSSASWEGSFRLTDEKEEEELDDEEEDDEDEKKNKEQCPAVTRSRREEALRPSSSSPSVTSSTITSSVSSSIFTSTSVTSSSPSVCTSSSSSIISSSITSSSATSPSSAPPDLPVCAKNISLTASGEKVILWTREADRVILTTCQQEGANQNTFQSISTLLGNKTPSEVSRRFRDLMHLFRTAARQTSSEDEAPPNETAANVED, encoded by the exons ATGGCTGCCGACAACAGTGAGACG AGGACGGGTCGGAGACGTCTAGCAGCCGGAGATGTCTGTCCTGTGAATATGAAATGTCTGAAGATGGACGGACAGGCAAGTGTCTCTAGACAGGACAAGAAGTCAGCGACAGTGTCCAAGCCTCACACAGGAAGTTCCTTAGTGGTGAGAACACACCTGAGTCGTTCACAAGAGGTGGGGGGGGTCACGCGGGAGGAGCTGCTCGCCACGGAGAGGAACGAGTCCAGTGAGGATGAACTGGGACGACTGGACATCGACCTGGACAGGAAGTCCAGACAGCACAACCTGACGTCCAGCAACGTGCGGGCCATCCTGCAT GAGGTGATTACACACGAACATGTGGTTGCCATGATGAAAACTGCCATCAGAGAAACTCAGGATCTTCCAATGTTT GAACCTAAGATGACAAGGTCCAGACTGAAACAGGTTGTCCAGGAAGGACAG CCGCTGAACTGGAGTCTGTCAGTTGTGAACACAGTCAAG CCTCCCCAGTTTGTGGACATTTAtcttgatgaagaggaggatgatgatgatgaagagtatTGtcctgatgatgaagaggaagatgaggacaCAGCTGAGGAA aCCTTCCTCAGTGATGGAGACAGTTTGTCTTCACCTCTCAAGATATTTCAGTCCATGCAACCAGAAGACCCGAGGACCAATGAGCTCCTTCAG AGCTCTCCAGGTCACCTGAGGCAGCAGATGATGATCTCCACCTGTCAGCAGCTCCTTTCAGCTCCTGCTGAATCCTTCATGGATAGACTTAatgctgtggaggaggagcttgacTCTGGCTCCTCCCTCACCTTTAACCAG tctctgAATAAggctgaagatgatgatgaggaggacggTGATGATGAAGGCTGTCTGGCGTTCCGAACACGCTCTAAAGTTCGACTTGTCAACATTCCTCTGGGTCAGCTGGAGGCGGAGCTTCTGAGCCCTGATATCACAGCTGACATGTACGACCTGAGCGCcgccctgcaggaggaggaccGTCACTGGACGAAGTGGCTGCAGGGTCTCATGATCCCTGACAGTGAAG AGGAAGCAGATGACGATGATGACCCTGAATATAACTTCCTGGACGACATGGATGAACCCGACCTGGAGGACTACAGGACAGACCGAGCTGTCCAGATCACCA agcGGGAAGTCAACGAGCTGCTGGATGAGCTCTTCGAGACA ctccaggaggaggaggcaggagctGAGGGCCAGGAgccagcagaggaagaggaggccccGTCACAGACTGCACCGAAATTCAATGTCCCTCAGGCTTTACG TTTCGAGGCCCCGTTAGCCGACCTGCTAACGGAGCGACGGCAGATGTTCAGAAAACAGAATGaagctcagcagcagaggagagcgCTGCAGGACACCACCAACCATCACCATGACACCATCAATCGGAAGGACACACCCGACCCACAACTCAACTTCACCTCACCCGTCTTAGTGCTGCCAAGCCTGGTTAGCCCCGCCTTCCACCTGGACTCCTCCCAGAAACtaaggctgcagcagcagatacaGCAG CACATCCAGCTGCTGACTCAAGTTCAGCTGCTGAGTCATCACGTGGACGCACTGAACCATGAAGCCTGCATCACCAAACGTTACCTG aaCGAGTTGCAGCAGTTTGCCAGACGTCAGGAGGAGCTTTTTCTCCCCAGCAGTTTCAGAGGGTGTaacctccagggggcgctggctCTCCTGGAGGAGTTTGAGCAGATGGCGGCGCATCGTCCGGCTGCTGCAGACCCTTCTGCATCCAGACGGTTGCTCCCGAGGATGACGCCTGCTACcaaca gTCACGCTTTCCCTCTGCTGCCCGCCAGCGCCGCCTGGCTCTTCGCCACACGACCTGTCTTTCTCTACCCAGAACTACTTCCTGTGTGCTGCCTGGACCCTGCCCTCCACAACCAACACCAGAGGAGTATTTACACTGCAGGAGAAGACGG GCTCATCGTTCTGGGTCTGAAGCACTTCGAGGGGGCGGTTGACTCGGAACAGCTGATCAGCTCGTACCTGCTGTGTAAGAATCGATGGAGTCTAAAGAAACGCCTCAAAGAGATGAGCGGACCCAGAGGACCACCAGACAACGTTATCAAg ttgtttatGACTCATCATGTGGTTCCACCGCTGCCAAGCGTCTGCTGCAGAGTCCAAACAGGAGACCAGCGCCCCCCAGTGGACAGACACACCTCCAACATGCCCAGCTGGCTCAAG AACAGTCAACAGATCATTCAGAAGACCCGACTGGGCACAGGCTCttaccccccctccctgccACCGACCTGTACACTCAGGCTCCACCCACATTACCTCAGCAAGACATCCTGCCCCCATCCCCCCCGCCACAGACGCCTCTTCAACCTGGCCCACAATGCTTTTCTGCTGCCACTCGCTAAAGCCccggcagacagacaggtggagggacaggcagacagacaggtagttGTGCAGCCAATCAgctacctgtctctctctcctccaggtatCACGTTACTCTCCGACTCACCTGTTTCAGGAGCCCTTCTATTGGCTCCGCCTCCTGTCTGTGGGGCCGCCCCATTGGCTGCTGTTCATCCAGTCCCCTCTCACCCTGTCCGTGCGGAGCAGTCCTGTCTTCCTATTGGCCAGAGCATACAGCAGAGTACTGCCCCCCTTGTTCTACCCCTCCCCTCACCGTCCACTTCAAATCCCATCATCCCTTTCTCAGCTGCCCCCATAAAGCCTTGCTGCCACCTCCTGGAGATGGTGATGACGGAGCCAGCTCcgcccaccccctcctcccaacATGCATCTGGGCAACCACACCACAGACAAATCAGAGAGGGGCTGGCAGAGGTGAAGCAGAACTCTACTAACCCACGCCccccaggagaggaggagggtcaggtggaggaggaggaggattcgATAATGGTGGGACTGGTCAGTTTGAGTGGAGAAGAGAAGgctggtggagaggaggaagagggacaaagaggaggaggaggaggagaggaaacaggtaGTGGAGgtggggaggagcagagagaggagggagaggagggacagcAGGAGGACGGGGGAGCAGAGAGGgaccaggaggagggagaaaaggaaaaggatgAAGATCAGGACCAACAAGgtgatgacgaggaggaggaggaggaagaggaagaggaagaggaggaggactttGATGACCTCACAcaggatgaagacgaggaggaagttATGTCATCAGCGTCGGAGGAGTCGGTGCTGTCTGTTCCAGAGTTGCAG gAGACCATGAAGCAGCTGACCTGGCTGGCGGCGGAGCGGCGTCTCTGCGCTGACGGAGACTCGGAGGAGGATCATTCGCCGACATCGGCCGGCtctcaggaagaggaggaggaagaagaggaagaggaggaggggcctAAAGGGGAGGAGTCCGAAGAGGGGAGGAGTGGTACGgtgggaggagatgaggagatgcCATCCGGTGAAGGGACGCCcagaggtggaggaaggtgTCCTGGAAGAGGTCGAG GTCGCACCCGGCCTCTCGGCAGCCTGAGGAGTCGGCGTCAGGAGCGCCGCAGTAAAGACTCTgcgaagctgctgcagctggttgatGAACACATCCTGGACAACGACCCGCAGCGGGAGAGCAAAGACGTGGCGTTCGCCCAGGGCTACCTGAACCGG GTGCGTGAGGCGCTGCAGGACGTACCCGCACAGGTGGAGGAGTTCGTGTCACTGCTAAACCAGTTTGAGCAGGTGGGAGACGGACAGGAAGTGGTGCTGCTGTTCAGAAGACTGCAGTGCATCCTGGGAGATCGGATAGACCTCCTCCGAGACTTCGCTGCATTCCTGCAACCCGAGCAGGCGCTGCAGTGTGGCCTG tgggaggagcagcaggcgTTTGACCGCAGCCGGCGTTTCCTGCGACAGCTAGAAATTAGTTTTGGAGAAAATCCATCACATTATCAGAAAATCATCAAAGCTCTTCAGACGAGTCCCGAGCTGAGTCCAGACGGCATCCACGAG CTGAAAGCTCAGATGGTCACTCTCCTCAAAGGCCACACCCATCTGCAAGCAGAATTCTGGGTCTTTTTTGACGACCTTCGCCCCCCCCCTGCCTGTCCCGGACAGTTCGAAGAAGCTCATTGGCCAGAAGAGGGAGGGTGTGGTTTAGACAGTGGAGATGCCGTTGTCCTAGTGTCAGGAGGCGGAGCCAGTAGCGGCTTTGAGGAAGTGACACTGCCAGAGcttgaagaggaagaggaggggcaTAAAATCCAACCAGCAACGAGCCGAcgccagaggaggaagatggctGCCCACAAAAACTACAAG GACTGTGATTGGCTGGATAAAGACTGGGCCTGTCACAACGCAAAGATCCGCAGTCACACGAGGAAAGGGTGCTCtggttgtcatggcaacaag ACCTCAGGGGGCGTGTCCAGAGCCATGAAGAGTCTGGACCCTCTTTACTCTGACATCACCTCTGTCCACAACCAATCAGGTGACAAATATCTGGAGCAGTCTGTGGAAGACAGTCCACCTCaag ATCGGagcagtgcatcatgggaaggCTCATTCCGTCTGactgatgagaaggaggaggaggagctggacgatgaggaggaggacgatgaagatgagaagaagaacaaagagcAGTGTCCTGCAGTGACgaggagcagaagagaggaggCGCTACGTCCCTCGTCGtcttctccctctgtcaccTCCTCAACCATCACttcttctgtgtcctcctccatcttcactTCTACATCAGTTacctcctcgtctccttctgtctgcacctcctcctcttcctccatcatctcctcctccatcacctcctcttctgccacctctccctcctctgctcctcctgatcTCCCCGTCTGTGCAAAGAACATTTCTCTGACTGCAAGTGGAGAGAAAGTCATTCTGTGGACCAG AGAGGCGGACCGAGTCATCCTGACCACGTGTCAGCAGGAAGGAGCCAATCAGAACACCTTCCAGTCCATCTCTACTCTGCTCGGCAACAAGACTCCCAGTGAG GTTTCTCGAAGGTTTCGTGATTTGATGCATTTGTTTCGGACGGCGGCTCGTCAGACCAGCTCTGAGGACGAGGCTCCGCCCAATGAGACGGCAGCAAATGTGGAGGACTGA
- the gon4lb gene encoding GON-4-like protein isoform X2: protein MAADNSETRTGRRRLAAGDVCPVNMKCLKMDGQASVSRQDKKSATVSKPHTGSSLVVRTHLSRSQEVGGVTREELLATERNESSEDELGRLDIDLDRKSRQHNLTSSNVRAILHEVITHEHVVAMMKTAIRETQDLPMFEPKMTRSRLKQVVQEGQPLNWSLSVVNTVKPPQFVDIYLDEEEDDDDEEYCPDDEEEDEDTAEETFLSDGDSLSSPLKIFQSMQPEDPRTNELLQSSPGHLRQQMMISTCQQLLSAPAESFMDRLNAVEEELDSGSSLTFNQSLNKAEDDDEEDGDDEGCLAFRTRSKVRLVNIPLGQLEAELLSPDITADMYDLSAALQEEDRHWTKWLQGLMIPDSEEEADDDDDPEYNFLDDMDEPDLEDYRTDRAVQITKREVNELLDELFETLQEEEAGAEGQEPAEEEEAPSQTAPKFNVPQALRFEAPLADLLTERRQMFRKQNEAQQQRRALQDTTNHHHDTINRKDTPDPQLNFTSPVLVLPSLVSPAFHLDSSQKLRLQQQIQQHIQLLTQVQLLSHHVDALNHEACITKRYLNELQQFARRQEELFLPSSFRGCNLQGALALLEEFEQMAAHRPAAADPSASRRLLPRMTPATNSHAFPLLPASAAWLFATRPVFLYPELLPVCCLDPALHNQHQRSIYTAGEDGLIVLGLKHFEGAVDSEQLISSYLLCKNRWSLKKRLKEMSGPRGPPDNVIKLFMTHHVVPPLPSVCCRVQTGDQRPPVDRHTSNMPSWLKNSQQIIQKTRLGTGSYPPSLPPTCTLRLHPHYLSKTSCPHPPRHRRLFNLAHNAFLLPLAKAPADRQVEGQADRQVVVQPISYLSLSPPGITLLSDSPVSGALLLAPPPVCGAAPLAAVHPVPSHPVRAEQSCLPIGQSIQQSTAPLVLPLPSPSTSNPIIPFSAAPIKPCCHLLEMVMTEPAPPTPSSQHASGQPHHRQIREGLAEVKQNSTNPRPPGEEEGQVEEEEDSIMVGLVSLSGEEKAGGEEEEGQRGGGGGEETGSGGGEEQREEGEEGQQEDGGAERDQEEGEKEKDEDQDQQGDDEEEEEEEEEEEEEDFDDLTQDEDEEEVMSSASEESVLSVPELQETMKQLTWLAAERRLCADGDSEEDHSPTSAGSQEEEEEEEEEEEGPKGEESEEGRSGTVGGDEEMPSGEGTPRGGGRCPGRGRGRTRPLGSLRSRRQERRSKDSAKLLQLVDEHILDNDPQRESKDVAFAQGYLNRVREALQDVPAQVEEFVSLLNQFEQVGDGQEVVLLFRRLQCILGDRIDLLRDFAAFLQPEQALQCGLWEEQQAFDRSRRFLRQLEISFGENPSHYQKIIKALQTSPELSPDGIHELKAQMVTLLKGHTHLQAEFWVFFDDLRPPPACPGQFEEAHWPEEGGCGLDSGDAVVLVSGGGASSGFEEVTLPELEEEEEGHKIQPATSRRQRRKMAAHKNYKDCDWLDKDWACHNAKIRSHTRKGCSGCHGNKTSGGVSRAMKSLDPLYSDITSVHNQSDRSSASWEGSFRLTDEKEEEELDDEEEDDEDEKKNKEQCPAVTRSRREEALRPSSSSPSVTSSTITSSVSSSIFTSTSVTSSSPSVCTSSSSSIISSSITSSSATSPSSAPPDLPVCAKNISLTASGEKVILWTREADRVILTTCQQEGANQNTFQSISTLLGNKTPSEVSRRFRDLMHLFRTAARQTSSEDEAPPNETAANVED from the exons ATGGCTGCCGACAACAGTGAGACG AGGACGGGTCGGAGACGTCTAGCAGCCGGAGATGTCTGTCCTGTGAATATGAAATGTCTGAAGATGGACGGACAGGCAAGTGTCTCTAGACAGGACAAGAAGTCAGCGACAGTGTCCAAGCCTCACACAGGAAGTTCCTTAGTGGTGAGAACACACCTGAGTCGTTCACAAGAGGTGGGGGGGGTCACGCGGGAGGAGCTGCTCGCCACGGAGAGGAACGAGTCCAGTGAGGATGAACTGGGACGACTGGACATCGACCTGGACAGGAAGTCCAGACAGCACAACCTGACGTCCAGCAACGTGCGGGCCATCCTGCAT GAGGTGATTACACACGAACATGTGGTTGCCATGATGAAAACTGCCATCAGAGAAACTCAGGATCTTCCAATGTTT GAACCTAAGATGACAAGGTCCAGACTGAAACAGGTTGTCCAGGAAGGACAG CCGCTGAACTGGAGTCTGTCAGTTGTGAACACAGTCAAG CCTCCCCAGTTTGTGGACATTTAtcttgatgaagaggaggatgatgatgatgaagagtatTGtcctgatgatgaagaggaagatgaggacaCAGCTGAGGAA aCCTTCCTCAGTGATGGAGACAGTTTGTCTTCACCTCTCAAGATATTTCAGTCCATGCAACCAGAAGACCCGAGGACCAATGAGCTCCTTCAG AGCTCTCCAGGTCACCTGAGGCAGCAGATGATGATCTCCACCTGTCAGCAGCTCCTTTCAGCTCCTGCTGAATCCTTCATGGATAGACTTAatgctgtggaggaggagcttgacTCTGGCTCCTCCCTCACCTTTAACCAG tctctgAATAAggctgaagatgatgatgaggaggacggTGATGATGAAGGCTGTCTGGCGTTCCGAACACGCTCTAAAGTTCGACTTGTCAACATTCCTCTGGGTCAGCTGGAGGCGGAGCTTCTGAGCCCTGATATCACAGCTGACATGTACGACCTGAGCGCcgccctgcaggaggaggaccGTCACTGGACGAAGTGGCTGCAGGGTCTCATGATCCCTGACAGTGAAG AGGAAGCAGATGACGATGATGACCCTGAATATAACTTCCTGGACGACATGGATGAACCCGACCTGGAGGACTACAGGACAGACCGAGCTGTCCAGATCACCA agcGGGAAGTCAACGAGCTGCTGGATGAGCTCTTCGAGACA ctccaggaggaggaggcaggagctGAGGGCCAGGAgccagcagaggaagaggaggccccGTCACAGACTGCACCGAAATTCAATGTCCCTCAGGCTTTACG TTTCGAGGCCCCGTTAGCCGACCTGCTAACGGAGCGACGGCAGATGTTCAGAAAACAGAATGaagctcagcagcagaggagagcgCTGCAGGACACCACCAACCATCACCATGACACCATCAATCGGAAGGACACACCCGACCCACAACTCAACTTCACCTCACCCGTCTTAGTGCTGCCAAGCCTGGTTAGCCCCGCCTTCCACCTGGACTCCTCCCAGAAACtaaggctgcagcagcagatacaGCAG CACATCCAGCTGCTGACTCAAGTTCAGCTGCTGAGTCATCACGTGGACGCACTGAACCATGAAGCCTGCATCACCAAACGTTACCTG aaCGAGTTGCAGCAGTTTGCCAGACGTCAGGAGGAGCTTTTTCTCCCCAGCAGTTTCAGAGGGTGTaacctccagggggcgctggctCTCCTGGAGGAGTTTGAGCAGATGGCGGCGCATCGTCCGGCTGCTGCAGACCCTTCTGCATCCAGACGGTTGCTCCCGAGGATGACGCCTGCTACcaaca gTCACGCTTTCCCTCTGCTGCCCGCCAGCGCCGCCTGGCTCTTCGCCACACGACCTGTCTTTCTCTACCCAGAACTACTTCCTGTGTGCTGCCTGGACCCTGCCCTCCACAACCAACACCAGAGGAGTATTTACACTGCAGGAGAAGACGG GCTCATCGTTCTGGGTCTGAAGCACTTCGAGGGGGCGGTTGACTCGGAACAGCTGATCAGCTCGTACCTGCTGTGTAAGAATCGATGGAGTCTAAAGAAACGCCTCAAAGAGATGAGCGGACCCAGAGGACCACCAGACAACGTTATCAAg ttgtttatGACTCATCATGTGGTTCCACCGCTGCCAAGCGTCTGCTGCAGAGTCCAAACAGGAGACCAGCGCCCCCCAGTGGACAGACACACCTCCAACATGCCCAGCTGGCTCAAG AACAGTCAACAGATCATTCAGAAGACCCGACTGGGCACAGGCTCttaccccccctccctgccACCGACCTGTACACTCAGGCTCCACCCACATTACCTCAGCAAGACATCCTGCCCCCATCCCCCCCGCCACAGACGCCTCTTCAACCTGGCCCACAATGCTTTTCTGCTGCCACTCGCTAAAGCCccggcagacagacaggtggagggacaggcagacagacaggtagttGTGCAGCCAATCAgctacctgtctctctctcctccaggtatCACGTTACTCTCCGACTCACCTGTTTCAGGAGCCCTTCTATTGGCTCCGCCTCCTGTCTGTGGGGCCGCCCCATTGGCTGCTGTTCATCCAGTCCCCTCTCACCCTGTCCGTGCGGAGCAGTCCTGTCTTCCTATTGGCCAGAGCATACAGCAGAGTACTGCCCCCCTTGTTCTACCCCTCCCCTCACCGTCCACTTCAAATCCCATCATCCCTTTCTCAGCTGCCCCCATAAAGCCTTGCTGCCACCTCCTGGAGATGGTGATGACGGAGCCAGCTCcgcccaccccctcctcccaacATGCATCTGGGCAACCACACCACAGACAAATCAGAGAGGGGCTGGCAGAGGTGAAGCAGAACTCTACTAACCCACGCCccccaggagaggaggagggtcaggtggaggaggaggaggattcgATAATGGTGGGACTGGTCAGTTTGAGTGGAGAAGAGAAGgctggtggagaggaggaagagggacaaagaggaggaggaggaggagaggaaacaggtaGTGGAGgtggggaggagcagagagaggagggagaggagggacagcAGGAGGACGGGGGAGCAGAGAGGgaccaggaggagggagaaaaggaaaaggatgAAGATCAGGACCAACAAGgtgatgacgaggaggaggaggaggaagaggaagaggaagaggaggaggactttGATGACCTCACAcaggatgaagacgaggaggaagttATGTCATCAGCGTCGGAGGAGTCGGTGCTGTCTGTTCCAGAGTTGCAG gAGACCATGAAGCAGCTGACCTGGCTGGCGGCGGAGCGGCGTCTCTGCGCTGACGGAGACTCGGAGGAGGATCATTCGCCGACATCGGCCGGCtctcaggaagaggaggaggaagaagaggaagaggaggaggggcctAAAGGGGAGGAGTCCGAAGAGGGGAGGAGTGGTACGgtgggaggagatgaggagatgcCATCCGGTGAAGGGACGCCcagaggtggaggaaggtgTCCTGGAAGAGGTCGAG GTCGCACCCGGCCTCTCGGCAGCCTGAGGAGTCGGCGTCAGGAGCGCCGCAGTAAAGACTCTgcgaagctgctgcagctggttgatGAACACATCCTGGACAACGACCCGCAGCGGGAGAGCAAAGACGTGGCGTTCGCCCAGGGCTACCTGAACCGG GTGCGTGAGGCGCTGCAGGACGTACCCGCACAGGTGGAGGAGTTCGTGTCACTGCTAAACCAGTTTGAGCAGGTGGGAGACGGACAGGAAGTGGTGCTGCTGTTCAGAAGACTGCAGTGCATCCTGGGAGATCGGATAGACCTCCTCCGAGACTTCGCTGCATTCCTGCAACCCGAGCAGGCGCTGCAGTGTGGCCTG tgggaggagcagcaggcgTTTGACCGCAGCCGGCGTTTCCTGCGACAGCTAGAAATTAGTTTTGGAGAAAATCCATCACATTATCAGAAAATCATCAAAGCTCTTCAGACGAGTCCCGAGCTGAGTCCAGACGGCATCCACGAG CTGAAAGCTCAGATGGTCACTCTCCTCAAAGGCCACACCCATCTGCAAGCAGAATTCTGGGTCTTTTTTGACGACCTTCGCCCCCCCCCTGCCTGTCCCGGACAGTTCGAAGAAGCTCATTGGCCAGAAGAGGGAGGGTGTGGTTTAGACAGTGGAGATGCCGTTGTCCTAGTGTCAGGAGGCGGAGCCAGTAGCGGCTTTGAGGAAGTGACACTGCCAGAGcttgaagaggaagaggaggggcaTAAAATCCAACCAGCAACGAGCCGAcgccagaggaggaagatggctGCCCACAAAAACTACAAG GACTGTGATTGGCTGGATAAAGACTGGGCCTGTCACAACGCAAAGATCCGCAGTCACACGAGGAAAGGGTGCTCtggttgtcatggcaacaag ACCTCAGGGGGCGTGTCCAGAGCCATGAAGAGTCTGGACCCTCTTTACTCTGACATCACCTCTGTCCACAACCAATCAG ATCGGagcagtgcatcatgggaaggCTCATTCCGTCTGactgatgagaaggaggaggaggagctggacgatgaggaggaggacgatgaagatgagaagaagaacaaagagcAGTGTCCTGCAGTGACgaggagcagaagagaggaggCGCTACGTCCCTCGTCGtcttctccctctgtcaccTCCTCAACCATCACttcttctgtgtcctcctccatcttcactTCTACATCAGTTacctcctcgtctccttctgtctgcacctcctcctcttcctccatcatctcctcctccatcacctcctcttctgccacctctccctcctctgctcctcctgatcTCCCCGTCTGTGCAAAGAACATTTCTCTGACTGCAAGTGGAGAGAAAGTCATTCTGTGGACCAG AGAGGCGGACCGAGTCATCCTGACCACGTGTCAGCAGGAAGGAGCCAATCAGAACACCTTCCAGTCCATCTCTACTCTGCTCGGCAACAAGACTCCCAGTGAG GTTTCTCGAAGGTTTCGTGATTTGATGCATTTGTTTCGGACGGCGGCTCGTCAGACCAGCTCTGAGGACGAGGCTCCGCCCAATGAGACGGCAGCAAATGTGGAGGACTGA